One window from the genome of Enterobacteriaceae bacterium Kacie_13 encodes:
- the tssF gene encoding type VI secretion system baseplate subunit TssF — protein sequence MNDHEFLKYFDSEMRWLKSAAREFAEQHPDAARRLGVDSLSHKMDESVEQLFQGFSLMMAQLRRKIDDDIPELTEPLLGHLLPVVNRTLPSMGVVELTPDMVAQVRDAVLPEGTTLLTRSMDESGLRCPYRTTDELTLHPLTLNGVSAQFHPDGHQVLSLRFSLSQYADPSQVNLHALPLYINGDRPLQSMLYQALTHHVSRITVRLPQTGNPDPLPFGGTLANRWQQHWKPVWPQSDSPALCGEVRPWLEYFSFPARFAFFTLTGLDTLPLSEECRDFILEIHLTQPLTRDIPLPDDALRINCVTVINLFSLNAEPLKVQPTVLDYRLRPHRLRDHHTEIYSVDTVAASETLNKRQYVPYRQFRQKGGMLARKASWPERYYHTRIWRGVSGLHETLLMLGGTSGEQDLAQEEATLFMNLTCTNGNYPRMALDNAVFDGTAVAGNLTLRCQTRHAPSMPSYPPLTQLYQWHVLSLLHPRALSQMLASTDNLKAVLQLFNWSNDDNNRRRIAGITHVSYKQAFNSSHHWHGVKIRVELDEHHFSGIGDARLFCELLEQFFTQYASVIRFTQLTVLLTQSKTEWTWPQRRIDRVLM from the coding sequence ATGAACGACCATGAATTTTTGAAATATTTTGACAGCGAAATGCGCTGGCTGAAATCCGCCGCCAGAGAGTTTGCCGAGCAGCATCCTGACGCCGCCCGCCGCCTCGGCGTGGACAGCCTGTCGCACAAGATGGATGAGTCCGTGGAGCAACTGTTTCAGGGCTTCTCACTGATGATGGCGCAGCTGCGACGCAAGATTGATGATGATATTCCCGAGCTGACAGAGCCTTTGCTGGGCCACCTGCTGCCGGTGGTGAATCGTACCCTGCCGTCAATGGGCGTGGTAGAGCTGACGCCGGATATGGTGGCACAGGTACGGGACGCGGTATTGCCGGAAGGCACCACGCTGCTGACCCGCTCAATGGATGAATCCGGTCTTCGCTGTCCGTATCGCACCACCGATGAGTTAACGCTGCATCCACTCACCCTTAACGGTGTCAGCGCACAGTTTCACCCTGATGGGCATCAGGTGTTGAGTCTGCGCTTCTCCCTCAGCCAGTACGCTGACCCGAGCCAGGTAAATCTGCATGCGTTGCCGCTTTATATCAACGGTGACCGCCCGCTGCAGTCGATGCTGTACCAGGCACTGACGCACCATGTCAGCCGTATCACGGTGCGGTTGCCTCAGACCGGCAACCCAGACCCGTTGCCGTTTGGCGGGACATTGGCTAACCGCTGGCAGCAGCACTGGAAGCCTGTATGGCCGCAGAGTGACAGCCCGGCGCTGTGTGGTGAAGTGCGCCCGTGGCTTGAGTATTTTAGCTTTCCTGCGCGGTTTGCTTTCTTCACCCTAACCGGGCTTGATACGCTGCCACTCAGTGAGGAATGCCGCGACTTTATCCTGGAAATCCATCTCACCCAGCCGCTGACTCGCGATATCCCTTTACCCGATGATGCGCTACGCATTAACTGCGTTACGGTCATTAACCTGTTTTCCCTGAATGCGGAACCGCTGAAAGTACAGCCTACCGTGCTGGATTATCGCCTGCGCCCGCACCGGCTGCGTGACCACCATACTGAAATCTACAGCGTAGATACGGTAGCGGCGAGTGAAACTCTTAACAAACGGCAGTATGTTCCGTATCGTCAGTTCCGTCAGAAAGGGGGGATGTTGGCGCGTAAAGCGTCCTGGCCTGAACGGTATTATCACACCCGCATCTGGCGCGGCGTCAGTGGCCTGCATGAAACGCTGCTGATGCTCGGAGGGACATCCGGTGAACAGGATTTAGCACAGGAAGAGGCCACGCTGTTTATGAATCTCACCTGCACCAACGGCAACTACCCGCGCATGGCGCTGGATAATGCAGTATTTGATGGCACTGCCGTTGCGGGCAACCTAACGCTGCGCTGCCAGACCCGGCACGCGCCTTCCATGCCCTCTTATCCACCACTGACTCAGCTGTATCAGTGGCACGTGCTGTCGCTGCTGCACCCCAGAGCGCTAAGCCAGATGCTGGCAAGCACCGATAACCTGAAAGCCGTACTTCAGCTCTTTAACTGGAGTAATGACGACAACAACCGTCGTCGTATCGCCGGTATTACGCACGTCAGTTACAAACAGGCCTTTAACTCGTCTCATCACTGGCACGGCGTGAAAATCCGCGTAGAACTGGATGAGCATCACTTTAGCGGCATCGGCGATGCGCGTCTGTTTTGCGAACTGCTGGAGCAGTTCTTCACTCAGTACGCCAGCGTCATCCGCTTCACGCAGTTAACCGTGTTACTGACACAATCTAAGACCGAATGGACATGGCCGCAGCGGCGCATTGACCGGGTGTTGATGTGA